A single genomic interval of Salinarchaeum sp. IM2453 harbors:
- the npdG gene encoding NADPH-dependent F420 reductase: MEIAILGGTGDIGQGLAFRWAADTDYTINIGSRDVDRAEDAVAEYEDTLSEHDINANLQAGTNSNIVQSADIVVLAVPPYHVSDTVESVSGDLPDDAIIVSPAVGMKSNESGLHYHRPGAGSVTAVAAQAAPDEIPVIGAFHNLSAHALIDLDQSLSLDTLVVGENSQAKETVVELAESISGIRALDAGPIDNAAEVESMTPLLINLARYNDGLSDVGVKFT, translated from the coding sequence ATGGAAATTGCAATTCTTGGTGGAACTGGCGATATTGGACAGGGACTAGCATTTCGCTGGGCTGCTGATACTGATTATACTATCAATATTGGCTCTCGGGATGTAGATCGAGCTGAAGATGCTGTTGCTGAATACGAAGATACACTTTCTGAACACGACATTAATGCCAATCTACAGGCTGGTACTAACTCAAACATTGTACAATCTGCAGATATTGTTGTTCTCGCTGTACCGCCATACCACGTTTCCGACACTGTTGAATCAGTCAGTGGTGACTTGCCCGATGACGCTATTATTGTTTCTCCAGCAGTCGGGATGAAATCAAATGAATCTGGCCTTCACTACCATCGACCGGGTGCAGGCAGTGTAACTGCCGTTGCGGCCCAAGCTGCCCCTGACGAGATTCCTGTTATTGGCGCATTTCACAACCTCTCGGCACATGCTTTGATTGATCTTGACCAATCCCTTTCACTTGACACTTTAGTCGTTGGAGAGAACTCACAGGCTAAGGAGACTGTTGTTGAACTTGCTGAATCCATCTCAGGAATTCGCGCGCTTGATGCAGGACCAATTGATAATGCCGCTGAAGTTGAGTCAATGACTCCTCTTTTAATCAACCTTGCTCGATACAACGATGGACTAAGCGACGTTGGCGTTAAGTTCACATAG
- a CDS encoding TIGR01548 family HAD-type hydrolase → MAPDAVVLDVDGVLVDVSQSYRRAIVDTLQVIYDETIPKSDIQQFKNAGGFNNDWELTDAAALYILARRTGYEADLTEYTNEISSRGGGLSAVRELLQHELSDSGSEYAFSFWNPDQIRDVFQQLYLGADLYAEIEGKKPAAHTAGYINDEPILADESTIADLTSRFSVGVVTGRPRQEATIALERVGLDLSPDQQFTMDDWDGSKPDPDALLTLAERFDAQTVVFAGDTLDDIQTAENAAAADPEREYIGVGVLTGGLSGSDGITAFKDAGAKTVIDNINDLPAILE, encoded by the coding sequence ATCGCTCCTGACGCTGTTGTTCTTGATGTTGATGGCGTTCTTGTCGATGTTTCACAGTCCTATCGGCGAGCAATTGTCGATACTCTTCAAGTCATCTACGATGAAACAATCCCTAAATCAGATATACAGCAGTTCAAAAATGCTGGCGGATTTAACAATGACTGGGAACTCACTGACGCAGCAGCGTTATATATCCTTGCTCGACGAACTGGATATGAAGCTGATCTAACTGAGTATACCAACGAAATATCCAGCAGAGGTGGAGGTCTCTCTGCTGTCCGTGAGTTGCTTCAGCATGAGCTTTCCGATAGTGGCTCTGAGTACGCGTTCTCATTTTGGAATCCAGATCAGATACGCGATGTATTTCAGCAGCTGTACCTTGGTGCTGATTTATACGCTGAAATCGAGGGAAAGAAGCCAGCAGCCCATACTGCTGGATACATTAATGATGAGCCCATCCTCGCTGATGAATCCACAATAGCGGATTTAACAAGCCGGTTCAGTGTTGGTGTTGTGACTGGCCGTCCTCGTCAGGAAGCTACTATCGCGCTTGAACGGGTTGGCTTGGACCTTTCTCCAGACCAACAGTTCACGATGGACGACTGGGATGGTAGCAAGCCAGATCCAGATGCACTATTAACTCTCGCTGAGCGATTTGATGCACAGACTGTTGTGTTTGCTGGTGATACTCTCGATGATATACAAACAGCAGAAAATGCAGCAGCTGCCGACCCTGAACGTGAATACATCGGCGTTGGTGTTCTTACTGGCGGTCTCTCCGGAAGCGATGGTATTACTGCATTCAAAGATGCAGGTGCTAAAACAGTTATTGACAATATTAATGATCTGCCGGCGATTCTAGAGTGA
- a CDS encoding UPF0146 family protein, which yields MGSNQTDTLATYLASYESLVEVGIGSRHAVAKQLAERGCSIIATDITAQSLPPDITFVCDDLTDPTNTHYENAEALYFLRCPPELQRPLCELGSDINADVYFTTLGSDPAVVPVTRTQIPGTTLFQYRDNNTLANDDV from the coding sequence GTGGGCTCCAACCAGACAGATACACTTGCTACATATCTTGCCTCTTATGAGAGCCTTGTAGAGGTTGGCATTGGCTCGCGGCATGCGGTCGCTAAACAGTTAGCCGAACGTGGTTGTTCTATTATTGCGACTGATATCACCGCTCAATCTCTTCCTCCGGATATTACGTTTGTCTGTGATGATCTTACTGATCCCACCAACACACATTATGAGAATGCTGAGGCACTTTATTTTCTCCGCTGTCCTCCGGAGTTACAACGACCTCTTTGTGAATTAGGCAGTGATATCAATGCGGATGTCTATTTTACCACCCTTGGTAGTGATCCTGCTGTTGTTCCCGTTACTCGCACCCAGATTCCAGGAACGACACTATTCCAGTATCGAGACAATAATACCTTAGCCAATGATGATGTATAA